In Anopheles arabiensis isolate DONGOLA chromosome 2, AaraD3, whole genome shotgun sequence, the genomic window aactataaTTGCTAGTGCATACTGTCCGCACAGCACTTTACACTCAGTTCTTCCGGGATATATCGCTTTTTTGTAACATTAAGGTACACTTCTGTCCTTTCGGGCTTCCTCATTCGTTTGtaacaacaactactactgtgtttgtttgtgattgGATTGTTCGTGTTCGGTCAATTCCCTATCGGTTGGCTAATACATCCTTAAACATCGTGTTAGCTACAGTTCTACGTTGATATCGGTGAGTCCCAGCATCAGTAGTTTcttgttttgaattactttCCTCTCCATTTTCCCTCTAAATGTAGTGTTCAATTCCGAGCGTTTTACATCATCGAGTGTGTTTAGTGTTGCTGTCCTACTAAGTCCTACTAATGCACTGGCCAAAGAACAATCTTAGGACGTTTGTaaattggttttgtttcattgtgtgtgtgtgtttttttaattattgtaatCTTATCCTTCTTACTTTCTCTTAAACACGCAAAACAATGTCTATCGTCATCCACTGTATACACCACCGTACACTATTCGAACGGCACTACCGTACTACGTGCTGATCTACTGTTACACTACTAACCGGACAGTTCTCAACCActatatgtgtatatgtgtatatagGGTGTGAACGTCCACCCGGAAAATCATAATATCAAATGCACAACGCTAGGTTACAACAGTGGATACGGTAGTAACAAATACTCCCTATCCTTTCCTTCCAAGCGGTGCCTTCCCTTTCCGGAGTGGCCCCTTAACATACGGtatctctctgtgtgtgtgttttccccccttttacaggccattaaaaataaaaacctaaCATTCGTTCTAATCAAAATGCACCACTCTCTATTCCTAACAGCTTAATCTGCCCTATAATAAGCCTCACTAGTTACCCTCCCTCCAGCCTCCAGCTTTCGGTGGTGGAAATATTGTCACGGTCTGTCAACAATGTACATGCTAATAAACTATCTGCCTCTAGTTCAACCTTCACCGCGGCACGAAACAATCTGCTAAGCAATCTGCTTTGCGAGAGCTTTGCTCATTGTTGTGgaacaaaaccgaaaaacaCACCCACCAAGAACAACTGTTAACTAACAACGAGCTTAGACTAATAGAGAGGCGCAAACAAACGCAATGACGACCACTGCAAGCCGATAACTTAATTGACTTATCTGTTAGTTCTAGTGCTACGGGCACGATCATGCACGGGTCGCATGCTGACTCAGCTGCGCTTGTGGAAGGATAATGTACAACATGGCAAAAATCATTGCAAAATCATCTTATGAAAGCTTTGACGACGATATGCGCAACGATTTGTACGTTCTTTTAAACTCTCCGACCCGGTCATGCCTTTTATTCTCCTTCCGTGGTAGAGAATTtaagataaattatatttgcGAGTATTTAACACTCCTAGTCAATGTTAAACACTATCACGTTACTTCTTTTTGCTAAAATTCCATACTTTCCCCTAATTTAGTGTGCAACAATCGCGTGGTtttttacaatgttttttGTCCactgcattttttgtttgtttctaatACTTATGTTCCTACCAAAGATTGCTCCTTTCATTATCACTAGAACTTTATCCGTGTTTGAACACGTTTTGTCTCAGTTCTctgtctcacacacacatacacaactaCTAGCTACTCTACCGATGGGATACACGGTTTGGATCCAAGAGATGATGCGCAGGGATTGAGCTCCTTCGCTCCGCGCCTACCATATATCGCAATTCTTCTGGTAACTTAACTTAGTGGTCGAATGACACTGAAAGACATCGGATGCACTGCCACCCTGCGATATGAGCCAGGCCAGTCTGAAAAGAAAGGAGTAAGGAGTAAGGTCACGATTAGGTGGTGTGTCAATTGACGTGATCGTTTccgtcgtttgccgtcttaCATTTCATCAAAATCACTCGAATTCACATCGATCCCAATGTAGTCAGATTCGGCACACAGCTGCTGGGCGGAGATGAGGAAAAAGATCTGTGGCGGCGTCAAGCTCAGCCCGAGCAACCGGTTCATGCCCTTGATCGGCCCGGATAGGGAGAGGAGTGTGTGGTACGCGATCTGCAGTCCGCCAGAATGAATCAGCAGCTCCATGCGGCTCGTGTTCGAGAAGACGCTGACGGCGCCCGGGACGCACTGCATGATCTTTGTCTCGAACGCTTTCGTGATCGAGCGCAGGATCTCTTTGGCGAGGGTCGTGCCGAGGGAGGCATAGTGCAGGTACGGTGGAAGCACTGGGTTAAAGTACGGCACCAGGATCACCGACAGCGGTACGACGATCGAGTGTGACAGCGTGTCGTAGAATACTTTCGATATTTGCGGGTAAGCGTATCTGCAATGTGGAAATGTAGGAAGGATAATAATTGTCGAGGATGCGCAGCACGAAGGACACTATTGCAACAAATTGTGAGAATAAATTCAACCTTTATCGTGTCAAAGTCAATGGCCAAAGCATTGCTTCAATAGGTTATCAATTTAGAATGACAAAGTGAAATGTAACTAAGCGTTTGTATCCTGTTGTTAGACTGAGTAGACTCAATGCGGGTTTCATTTGGGAAGCCCATGATAAATAGTATATTATTTCTGAAGAATCTTTTGTTTAATGCTGGAGCTATGCTGCAGTATTGAGTGGTGGTTGTTTCGGCACTGTGTCAAAAAATTCAGCTTTGATGGCTAATCttttccatacaaatcaacacaaaaaatacaacaactcGTTGTCGACTTACAGTGATAACATACAGTGGCAGTATCCTAAAGTCGGACATCTCATTTTGACTATGCATGGTACCCGATACAccagtgatgggaaaaatgaagttttggtcgaaattgattCTGGTTTGGTTCCAAATTCTTCTGGAATCCGTGTAGGTCCAGAATCAGTTTCCGAAATcaattccagaatcggctctggagtcggagttggtttcggcatcttcatGTGAATAGCAATAGGCATATGAGTCCTATGCAGCCACGATTGTATCGATAGCCACAAATAAGCCAAAtgtacttgtaaacgatccattctcacgTAGATTCCCGAACTGATTCCGCGTCTGGAACTTCTGACTGCAATTTTAGAATAAAAATCGGATTCCGAGCTACCATTACTAATTCTTATTTTGTGACTTTCTGAACAATTAATTAAACCACACCTTCACGTATCGATTAGGATACCTTTTGACAATGGTGGTGCAACATATTGATGGTAGTTAGTAATGTTTGGTACTAATGTTCTAAAAATaggttatttatttcacacatCTAGGCTATTTGACTCAAACTATTGACTAATTACTAAGATTAACCAATTTAGACATCaaatttagtttatttttgaaaGCTACATGGCTATTTCGTTAATTAATCGGGACTATCAGACTTTTAGAGGACCTCATATATTTTACACTTTTCAGATATTTGAGTGTTGTATTCTGAGGACATTTGATTATAAACACAGTGACCTAATTTTCGGCAGGAGTATTTCGAAAAGAGTATTCTTGCACAACAGTGCGAAGACAATGTTCCAGTAAGTGATCAATGGTCAAATTGTCCAGAAAGCCACAATGCCGAAAGATAGGTGAAAAGATAAGATGTCCGATTTTAGGCTGTTTTTCTTGTAGGCATAACGTTCTACGGGGTCGTGACGTCCTTGTCTGTACTATGTAAACGGTTAAACTAGTCATTGATCCATTGCTACGGTGAAACCTCCAGCTTCTTcactttcaatttcaatttcgttTGAGTTGAGGAAATTAACACCACAGTGGAATTTTCCCACCACATACTTCATTAGCTAGACATGGAAACGACACGATTAAGGAGAATAAACTACGCCCAATACAAATCCTTCCATTCCCCTACTTACGCCGTTTGGGAAGAGTCCACGGTAAAGTTTACCGCCTTCGTgcgattgttgttgatttcgTAGATTTTAAGCACATTTTCGAACCAATTGTCCGAGCTGATTTCGAGCTGCAAGCAAAAAGGCGCATTTAAAAGCTAGCCCAAACGGCttctccaacacacacacacacacacacacacacacagtttgtaCTCACCTCATCCAGCACGGAAGCAATCTCCGTCCGATTGAACAGCGTTGGCCAAACCTTCGCTTGTACCTTCAGCTGAGACAGGCGCACCAGTGCAGCGCCACGTAGCGATGGAGCCCGCTTCAGATGTTGCTTCATGTTCTCGAACATCTCTTCCGTCTACGAGAGAGCCAAAcagggaagaaaagaaaaaaaatcaaatcccAGGGGAAGGAAAAATTAGTCCTCCAATCCTCCCGACAACATAACCCGACTGGGATGGGGAAAACGCGCCTCCATTGAGCGGTAAATCAAATCACTGGCAGAAATGGCAGAAAATCACAAAATTACACCGGCTAAATTTATGGATAATCTGGGATGAACTGGCCAAAGAAGTGGGCGGACCCAGGGAGGGAGGAAATTGGGAGTTGTTGCGTCGCAAACATGCCCGTTTCACGTGCTCGTAAATTAACCTTTAAACGCATGTTACATAGCGGATGAGTAATGATGTTATCGTTTTGTTGCCAGGCGAGCATGCATAAATCATGTCGTGAGGGATGTTTTGgtgtactttttttgttttgtttttgctgttatttCTGACCAGCGTATCAGTGTTCTATTTACTGTGTATCGTGACACTGGCATGAATTTGGCGGAAATATGTTGATATGTCTTGCGTGAAATTCCGCATCCCGTGTGTAGGACGCACTATCGAGATTGGATTGAGGGGCTTGAATTTGCTTATCGCAATCACATTTGTTTTCACAACATTTCCTAGTCAAATTACCATAAAGCATAGCTCTATCAACTAGtgttggaaaaatgtttttgtcggaatcgattccaggcaGTAggttcggaatcagtttccggaatcaattccggaatcagctccggaatcgactccgaaatTGGTTGCGGAATTGCCTctagaatcggaatcggctctagaattgattccggaatcggaatcggtgcCGGTATCAAAACCGgattcggaatcaattccggaatcgatatCGGCTCTCGAATCGGAGTTGGCTCCTAAATTAtaatcggaatcagtttcggcatcgccataaaaataggcgtttgggtccaatcatactacgtaCTGATAActgcaaaaaatcaaaaattacTTGTAACAGATCCATTCTCATCGAGATTCCTGGACTGATTTTGCTTCTAAAActtcttttttcaattcaagaacaaGTTAACATTCTGGAGCTAATTCTAATTCAGGAGTCAATTATGATTCCATTATCggggcaaattgcgattccctggtcaattccgattccggagccgattccggagccaattccggaattGAGCTCCCACTACTACTATTAACTCCACAAGTTGCGCTCAAAAGCATCAGACAGGCAGTCAGATATGAGGAACATTTTATGTGATGCCATCCTTTTACttatgaaaaacataaaattgtgGATCATTGCTTTGAtcacattgaaaacaaaatcacacaaacattATTGATCTGATTGATTTTGCTATGGGAAAAGAGCAATAGTACTACACGCTCCTGCTGTCCTTAAACCCCCTCAATTCCATCCATTATTCAATCCAGACAAAATTAGACCAATCATAATTTCGTGCATGAAGCTTATGGTCTCAGTCACGGTCAAACGCGGTCAAACGGTACCGTTCATGCTCACTTCGTTACATCCAATCGACCCCCGTAGCTCCCAAGGACGCAAGTCAACGAAACGCACGTCGGTGGTGTAGCTGCCCTTGAACTCACCCGCTGGATGGCGTGCCGTATGACCTCCTCGCTGTACTGAACCACAAACAGGGCCGAAGTGACCTCGGGCAGGGCCCAATTGGTAGCACGCGTGCAAACCAACGGCGACGGTCGGCCCGGGGGAAGTGTGTTGAGCGcgaacagcatcagcagcgcGTTGTGGATGACCCGGTTCTGGTACTGGAGCAGCAGCTTCCGCAGCTGGCGCAGGTACTCGGGACTTCGAATTACGATCGGTCCCGTCCAGTTGCCCGGTACAAGCTCGGTCCAGATGAGCTAGAATGAGCGGTGCGTGAAGAAATGCCAAATGAAGTGGAACTGCTTCGAAGCAGTGGAGAGTTGCACCGTGAGTTGCAAACCACTCTGCTGGTAATACACTTACGAAAGGATGGGCGTTAGACAGGGCGGTCACGTTGTTAAGCACGTAGCTGCTGGTAAAGTCCTTCTGCACATAATTTCGACGGATCTTGGATCAGGGAAGGagagtaaaaaagaaacaaaaaaatcattcattgCTGTTTAACGCGGTGCCATACGATGAAGTTGTTGATAAAATTGACAAAATTTAATAGTAGTGATAACTTCATAATTTAATGGTCggttttgtaaaacaaactgAGCTTTCATCGGCGCTGAAATTATTCCTATGTTGCTAATGCTTTCATATTGTACGGGTTGAATTATGAATTGTTTCCAGTTACAATTCCAATTAAAGAGTTTTTACAGTGTTCAAATCACGAATCAAATTCATCGTGACGTTTTTGCAGTTACTCTATGTGACTATGACGCACATTTCCTAATTTCGTACCCGTTATGTCAATCATGAGATACAAATAGATGTAATCTGATATCAGAAATTAAGGTCAAATCGGTACCATTGTGTGTTGCGAACGAATCATATTCCCGCTGTGTGGAAAACCGATGTTTGATAGAGCGTACGAAGGACAGAAGAGCGatgttaataataaaaataatcatgtaCATCCTTAGCTCAGTATTCAAACTACACTTTCTGTTATTATGCTAGCTTACAAACGACTAGTTAAATCTATCATTAGactattttaatgcaaaaatgccaaaacaaaaaaaaaataatcaacaggATACCGAGCGTCAGCAGGACTAATTGACTTTCACGAGCCTACGCATACGTCACCAGTTTTATTCGATCCGATATGTGTATGCTTTTTATTACCTGGTTCAGTTCACGAATAAAGCTAAAAATAAGGTTCCGTTCCGACTGGCGCTGGTCGCTGCTCAACCCTAACGGTAGAAACGTATTGATTAGTTCGTCCAGCAGGTCCGGCACCTCCTCCACGTCATAGGGCGGCGCCCTTGGTCCATTCCATCGCACAGGGTTCTGCGTGTACAAATAATCGTTGGTCGACGATTGACCGTGAACGATGGACGCCGTCCGTTAGTTAGCTGGAGAAACTACAACAGTCAAGCGACGCTTTACGTACCTCGAGTATGTTTGGTGGCGTATTTGGTCCATCGATGATCAGCAGCGTCTGGGGTTTGCGACCGTAGCTGAGATCGTAGTAGATGCCGATCAATGGCAGCGGCCCAATTGCTT contains:
- the LOC120895077 gene encoding neprilysin-3, producing the protein MTGEPMTTRGTVAGRAPHLQPPHANHPLQALRTDDIEVQVLEQGIELCSSERKTNATSGPTASSSSSSGPKPPTNFGRGRVSLQSSTTGTTSLVTGTSGLGSAGPNGPAAAPSGPVPPGSRIASLKNPVGWVCCAPCIWLRSSSAVHKMAITAATLLVTSLLVASPILFLISAAPSQLPRDCFGADEDDCHPTPAPPPVCADPICRAAAISISSRMNWDVEPCREFKNYSCSTMESSLRAVKSAQELADAQMQQLLSLNTTSGIFRKLGRLYGSCLRQELNDTSIRRRLDQLGGYLHIGSVGPQSISPLVAKIQAIGPLPLIGIYYDLSYGRKPQTLLIIDGPNTPPNILENPVRWNGPRAPPYDVEEVPDLLDELINTFLPLGLSSDQRQSERNLIFSFIRELNQIRRNYVQKDFTSSYVLNNVTALSNAHPFLIWTELVPGNWTGPIVIRSPEYLRQLRKLLLQYQNRVIHNALLMLFALNTLPPGRPSPLVCTRATNWALPEVTSALFVVQYSEEVIRHAIQRTEEMFENMKQHLKRAPSLRGAALVRLSQLKVQAKVWPTLFNRTEIASVLDELEISSDNWFENVLKIYEINNNRTKAVNFTVDSSQTAYAYPQISKVFYDTLSHSIVVPLSVILVPYFNPVLPPYLHYASLGTTLAKEILRSITKAFETKIMQCVPGAVSVFSNTSRMELLIHSGGLQIAYHTLLSLSGPIKGMNRLLGLSLTPPQIFFLISAQQLCAESDYIGIDVNSSDFDEILAWLISQGGSASDVFQCHSTTKLSYQKNCDIW